The following DNA comes from Candidatus Caldatribacterium sp..
AGGGTTTCAAGATCGCTCTCCTCAAAACTGTACACCGAGTGTTCCCGCTCCTCTTGAAGCCGGATATCCCCATAGGTGAGGTACTCGCTCCACTGGACTTCAAAAACGTTCTCCTTCTCTTGCAGGTACATAGCGATACGCTCAAGACCATAGGTGATTTCTACCGAAACCGGTCGAAGGTCTATACCTCCTGCCTGCTGGAAGTACGTAAACTGAGTGATTTCCATGCCATCGAGCCAAACTTCCCAGCCAAGCCCCCATGCTCCAAGGGTTGGCGACTCCCAGTTGTCCTCCACAAAGCGAATATCGTGTTCTTTTGGGTCGATACCAAGGGCATAGAGGCTCTCAAGGTAGAGATCCTGGATATCGCAAGGAGAGGGCTTGATGATAACCTGGAACTGGTAGTGCTCGTAGAGGCGATTTGGATTCTCTCCGTACCGACCATCGGTGGGGCGACGAGAAGGTTCACAGTAGGCAACTCTCCAGGGTTCTGGACCAAGAACCCGCAGGAATGTTGCCGGGTTCATCGTCCCGGCACCAACTTCAACATCGTACGGCTGCGCAATAATACATCCTTGCCGCTTCCAGTAGTCGCTCAGGGCAAGAATTATATCCTGAAAGTACACAACGCTCCCCCCAACTCCATCAGAGGAAAACTATATCAGGGAGAGAATGGTCTGTCAACTGGAACCTTTCTCCGTGAGTCGCGCAAGAGTCTCTTCGTGAATGCGAAGCGCTTCTTCATCCCAGAGAACGAAACGGATAACCCTGACGGATTTGAGCTCCGGAGCCATCTCAAGCACGGTCCGAAGTGCCACTTCAGCTGCCTCCCGCATCGGGTATCCAAAGACTCCGGTTGAGATGGCCGGGAAAGCTATGGAAGATATCCCGTGCTCCTCCGCAAGACGGAGGGCATTGCGGTAGCATGAAGCCAAAAGTTCTGCCGATGGTTCGTCGATGCCATACCTCGGACCAAGGCAGTGGATGACGTAGCGGTTCGGGAGCCGATGTCCCCCGGTAATAACCGCCTGACCCGGGCGAATAGGGGCAAGGGGACGACATTCTTCGGCAAGTCCCGGCCCCGCGGCTCGATGAATAGCTCCCGCCACTCCCCCACCCGGACGAAGCTCGGCGTTTGCGGCATTCACAATGGCGTCAAATCCGACCTGTTTTGTGATATCACCCTGTACGCACTCAATGGTGACGTTGCCAACTTTCCGCTCCATCCCCTCCACCTCCTTTGAGAATTCCGTATAATAGTGTACCAAGAAGGGAGGAAGAAACATGAAGAAAACGTACAAAATAGGTGTTATTCCCGGCGATGGAACGGGTCCAGAAGTTGTACGGGAAGGACTCAAGGTCCTCGAAGCGGTGGCAAAGAAAGTCGGATTCTCCTACGAGACCATTGTGTACCCCTTTGGGGGTGAGCACTACAAAAAGACCGGGGAGACCCTGCCGGACTCAGCCCTTGAGGAGTTCAAAAAGCTCGATGCTATTTACCTTGGGGCCATAGGGCATCCTGACGTGAAGCCAGGGATTCTCGAGCAGGGAATTCTCCTCAAAATCCGCTTCGGCCTCGATCAGTACATAAACCTTCGCCCGGTGAAACTCTACCCCGGGGTCTGGACCCCTATCAAAGATAAGGGTCCTGAGGATATCGACTTTGTGGTAGTCCGGGAAAATACCGAAGGGCNNNNNNNNNNCTATGTCGGAGCGGGAGGATTCCTCCGAAAAGGAACCCCGGACGAAGTTGCCATACAGGTCTCCATTAACACAAGAAAAGGAATAGAGCGGTGCATCCGCTTTGCCTTCGAGTACGCAAGGAAGCGGAACAAGAAGAAAAAGGTGACCCTCTGTGGGAAAACCAATGTCCTGACCTACGCTTTTGATCTCTGGGAACGGGTTTTCTACGAGGTTGCCCGGGAGTACCCGGACATTCAAACCGACTATGCCCATGTCGATGCCACCACAATGTGGATG
Coding sequences within:
- the glyQ gene encoding glycine--tRNA ligase subunit alpha encodes the protein MYFQDIILALSDYWKRQGCIIAQPYDVEVGAGTMNPATFLRVLGPEPWRVAYCEPSRRPTDGRYGENPNRLYEHYQFQVIIKPSPCDIQDLYLESLYALGIDPKEHDIRFVEDNWESPTLGAWGLGWEVWLDGMEITQFTYFQQAGGIDLRPVSVEITYGLERIAMYLQEKENVFEVQWSEYLTYGDIRLQEEREHSVYSFEESDLETLFTLFALYEKEAQRLLERGLVLPAYDYVLKCSHTFNLLDARGGISVLERSQYMGRVRQLANACAKLYLKQREALGFPWCQKVAVAVPNG
- a CDS encoding macro domain-containing protein; protein product: MERKVGNVTIECVQGDITKQVGFDAIVNAANAELRPGGGVAGAIHRAAGPGLAEECRPLAPIRPGQAVITGGHRLPNRYVIHCLGPRYGIDEPSAELLASCYRNALRLAEEHGISSIAFPAISTGVFGYPMREAAEVALRTVLEMAPELKSVRVIRFVLWDEEALRIHEETLARLTEKGSS